From a single Granulicella aggregans genomic region:
- the rplJ gene encoding 50S ribosomal protein L10, with protein sequence MALSRTQKTEKVGKLAEELAGSTSAIIGTFKALTADKDFDLRKTVRAAGGSYHVVKNKLAARASAGTKIEAALQGLKGVSSVAYTSGDPVALAKALSTWVKDNSEFTFKLGIVDGKVITVEEVKELANMPGKEELFSKLLFLIQSPAQRLATVINATGRDLAVVINQGVEKGKFAGSAAPAVETAAPVAEAAPAAEAPPEDAALVAEAHVVESAAAEQPENGTASQAGEAATTESAEG encoded by the coding sequence ATGGCATTGTCCAGGACACAGAAGACGGAGAAGGTCGGCAAGCTGGCGGAAGAACTCGCCGGGTCGACATCCGCAATCATTGGCACCTTCAAGGCGTTGACCGCCGATAAGGACTTCGACCTCCGTAAGACGGTTCGTGCTGCGGGCGGTTCGTACCACGTCGTGAAGAACAAGCTGGCCGCACGCGCCAGCGCTGGAACCAAGATCGAAGCCGCTCTGCAGGGCCTCAAGGGCGTCTCGTCTGTGGCTTACACGTCGGGCGATCCTGTCGCCCTGGCGAAGGCGCTTTCGACCTGGGTCAAGGACAACTCGGAGTTCACCTTCAAGCTCGGCATCGTCGATGGCAAGGTGATCACGGTCGAGGAGGTAAAGGAACTCGCGAACATGCCGGGCAAGGAAGAGCTCTTCTCGAAGCTCCTCTTCCTGATCCAGTCGCCCGCGCAGCGTCTTGCTACCGTCATCAACGCCACTGGCCGCGATCTCGCGGTGGTCATCAACCAGGGCGTCGAGAAGGGCAAGTTTGCTGGTTCGGCTGCTCCTGCTGTTGAGACTGCTGCTCCGGTTGCAGAAGCTGCTCCAGCAGCCGAAGCGCCTCCCGAAGATGCGGCTCTCGTCGCTGAGGCGCACGTAGTTGAGTCGGCAGCAGCTGAGCAGCCTGAAAACGGAACGGCATCGCAGGCTGGTGAGGCCGCGACGACCGAGTCCGCAGAGGGATAA